A stretch of Endozoicomonas sp. SCSIO W0465 DNA encodes these proteins:
- a CDS encoding ATP-binding protein, whose translation MQTHSFDFSDNPIRAGFRLASLEVLNWGTFHKKIWVANPDGDNSLLTGDIGSGKSTLVDGLTTLLVPSQKITYNKAAGAETRERNLTSYVRGYYKSAKDDDTLSAKAVALRDHNSYSVLLARFVNEGFDQTITLAQVFWSRDNSNTPERFYVVARKPLSIARQFSGFGSDIADLKKKLKRMDHVKLFDSFSQYQAEFRRQMGIDNDQALELLYQTVSMKSVGNLTEFVRSHMLESTDAQEKVNELSRQFDNLNRAHEAVLKARQQIDLLAPLIQNCDQYEALEAGIASLRQCREALYGYFADQKITLLTQRIERREQEQQKLEARLQELRLAIEVLRTTSRELERAIDQNGGQRLSELKTELERLDRERSRIARACDDYLGICRTLELPEPVDDDGFYHNRQQAKSSQESLEKEQAELQNRQVEHAVTLQSLRHQHQELEQEITSLKSRQSNIPSRNLAIRQALSDRLDLPESTLPFAGELLQVREEDRHWEGAVERVLHNFALSLLVPDEHYQAVADYVDRTHLKGRLVYYRVRQPARSAIDPIDPRSLCRKVSIKTDSQFYTWLEQELAQRFDYICCDQLDDFRRETRAITTSGQIKSGGSRHEKDDRYRIDDRSRFVLGWSNREKIFTLEASRQQLEEQIQQSATAQARFSQQMKQLGHRQLQLELLLKVTSFADIHWQPLAIQIDSLEQEKQQLESGSDILRTLRERLEKCEARTREKEDQERKLARESGTAEEKLKQDRNLLKQSEKQLAELPEALREQSFPTLAEMEPDALGERKITIESCDSCQVDMRKWLQNRLDKRVDKARELSARITGQMADYKNAYPQETREVDAAMGSVAEFSAMLDTLQGEDLPRHEQRFKQMLNEGTIHNMAMFQNWLDHQQQTIRDKIATINRSLAAIDYSEGTYIRLVADNHRDPEINQFKIDLRNCLGDTLSADNSDDAYAENKFLQVKTIVERFNGREGQTELDKRWTRKVTDVRNWFLFNASERYREDDSEKEFYSDAGGKSGGQKEKLAYTILAAALAYQLGLEWGENRSRSFRFVMIDEAFGRGSDESARYGLELFRKLNLQLLIVTPLQKIHVIEDYVNSVHFVHNQGGNHSMLRNLTIEQYRQEKQQEQERQQQREADADSATTLVPE comes from the coding sequence ATGCAGACACACTCGTTTGATTTTTCCGACAACCCGATCCGGGCCGGGTTCCGGCTGGCATCGCTGGAAGTGCTGAACTGGGGCACTTTTCACAAAAAAATCTGGGTGGCCAATCCCGATGGTGATAACAGCCTGCTGACTGGCGATATCGGCTCCGGCAAATCCACCCTGGTGGACGGGCTGACCACCCTGCTGGTCCCCAGCCAGAAGATTACCTACAACAAGGCGGCCGGGGCAGAAACCAGGGAACGTAACCTCACCTCCTATGTGCGCGGTTACTATAAAAGCGCAAAAGATGACGACACCCTCAGCGCCAAGGCGGTGGCCCTGCGGGACCACAACAGCTACAGCGTGCTGCTGGCCCGGTTTGTCAACGAAGGCTTTGACCAGACCATCACCCTGGCCCAGGTATTCTGGAGCCGGGACAACAGCAACACACCGGAACGGTTCTATGTAGTGGCCCGCAAACCGTTGTCCATTGCCAGACAGTTCAGCGGCTTTGGCAGCGATATTGCTGATCTGAAAAAGAAACTGAAGCGCATGGACCATGTCAAACTGTTCGACAGCTTCAGCCAGTACCAGGCGGAGTTCCGGCGCCAGATGGGTATTGACAACGACCAGGCCCTGGAACTGCTCTATCAAACCGTCTCCATGAAATCGGTTGGCAACCTGACCGAGTTTGTCCGCAGTCATATGCTGGAAAGCACCGATGCGCAAGAGAAAGTCAACGAACTCAGCCGTCAGTTTGACAACCTGAACCGGGCCCATGAAGCCGTTCTGAAAGCCCGCCAGCAGATTGACCTGCTGGCGCCACTGATTCAGAACTGTGACCAGTATGAGGCGCTGGAAGCCGGGATTGCTTCCCTGCGCCAATGTCGTGAGGCGCTGTACGGCTATTTTGCCGATCAAAAAATCACTCTGCTGACCCAGCGTATTGAACGGCGTGAGCAGGAACAACAAAAGCTGGAGGCCCGTTTGCAGGAACTGCGCCTGGCCATTGAAGTGCTGCGCACCACCAGCCGGGAGCTGGAACGGGCCATAGACCAGAACGGTGGCCAGCGGTTGTCGGAACTGAAAACCGAACTGGAACGGCTCGACCGGGAACGAAGCCGTATTGCCAGGGCCTGCGATGACTATCTGGGCATTTGCCGGACACTGGAACTACCGGAACCAGTGGACGACGATGGTTTTTACCACAATCGTCAGCAGGCAAAAAGCAGCCAGGAGTCCCTGGAAAAAGAGCAGGCCGAACTGCAGAACCGTCAGGTGGAACATGCCGTAACGCTGCAATCCCTGCGCCACCAGCATCAGGAGCTGGAACAGGAAATTACCTCTCTGAAAAGCCGTCAGTCCAATATTCCCAGTCGCAACCTGGCCATTCGTCAGGCCCTGAGTGATCGTCTGGATCTGCCGGAATCTACCCTGCCCTTTGCCGGTGAGCTGTTGCAGGTTCGGGAGGAAGACCGGCACTGGGAAGGTGCGGTAGAACGGGTCCTGCATAATTTCGCCCTGAGTCTGCTGGTACCCGATGAGCATTATCAGGCAGTAGCCGACTATGTGGACCGCACTCATCTGAAGGGACGACTGGTCTACTACCGGGTTCGCCAGCCTGCCCGCAGCGCCATTGACCCTATTGATCCCCGATCACTCTGCCGTAAGGTTTCCATCAAAACCGACAGCCAGTTCTACACCTGGCTGGAACAGGAACTGGCCCAGCGCTTTGACTATATCTGCTGCGACCAGTTGGATGATTTCCGCCGGGAAACCCGGGCCATTACCACCTCTGGACAGATCAAAAGCGGTGGCAGCCGCCATGAGAAAGACGACCGTTACCGTATCGATGATCGGTCCCGCTTTGTTTTGGGCTGGAGCAACCGGGAGAAAATATTCACTCTGGAGGCTTCCCGGCAACAGCTGGAAGAGCAAATCCAGCAGTCCGCTACAGCCCAGGCCCGATTCAGCCAGCAGATGAAACAACTGGGTCATCGTCAGCTGCAGCTGGAGCTATTGCTGAAGGTGACCAGTTTTGCCGACATCCACTGGCAGCCCCTGGCGATACAAATAGACTCCCTGGAGCAGGAAAAGCAGCAGCTGGAATCCGGCTCCGATATTCTACGCACCCTGCGGGAGCGACTGGAAAAGTGCGAGGCCAGAACCCGGGAAAAAGAAGATCAGGAGCGGAAACTGGCCAGGGAGTCCGGCACCGCCGAAGAGAAACTGAAGCAGGACCGCAACCTGCTGAAACAGTCCGAGAAACAGCTGGCAGAACTGCCGGAAGCACTGCGGGAACAGAGCTTTCCAACGCTTGCAGAAATGGAACCGGATGCCCTGGGTGAGCGGAAAATCACTATTGAGAGTTGCGACAGCTGTCAGGTCGACATGCGGAAGTGGTTACAAAATCGACTGGATAAACGAGTCGATAAAGCAAGGGAACTGTCCGCCAGAATTACCGGACAGATGGCCGATTATAAAAACGCCTACCCCCAGGAAACCCGTGAAGTGGATGCCGCCATGGGCTCCGTGGCCGAGTTTTCTGCCATGCTGGACACCCTGCAGGGGGAAGACCTGCCCCGGCATGAACAGCGCTTCAAGCAGATGTTGAATGAGGGCACCATTCATAATATGGCCATGTTCCAGAACTGGCTGGACCACCAGCAACAGACCATCCGGGACAAAATTGCCACCATCAATCGCTCTCTGGCGGCCATTGATTACAGTGAAGGGACTTATATACGGCTGGTGGCTGACAATCACCGTGACCCGGAAATCAACCAGTTTAAAATCGATCTGCGCAACTGTCTCGGGGATACCCTGAGCGCCGATAACAGCGACGATGCCTATGCAGAAAACAAGTTCCTGCAGGTGAAAACCATTGTCGAACGGTTCAATGGCCGGGAAGGCCAGACCGAACTGGATAAACGCTGGACCCGCAAGGTCACCGATGTGCGCAACTGGTTTCTGTTCAATGCCTCGGAACGCTATCGGGAAGACGACTCGGAGAAGGAGTTTTACTCCGATGCTGGTGGTAAATCCGGTGGCCAGAAAGAAAAGCTGGCCTACACCATCCTGGCGGCAGCCCTGGCCTATCAGCTAGGGCTTGAATGGGGGGAAAACCGTTCCCGCTCCTTTCGTTTTGTGATGATCGACGAGGCCTTTGGCCGTGGCTCCGATGAGTCCGCACGCTATGGTTTGGAGCTGTTCCGCAAGTTGAACCTGCAACTGCTCATTGTCACTCCACTGCAGAAAATCCATGTGATTGAGGATTATGTTAACTCTGTCCACTTTGTCCATAACCAGGGGGGCAACCACTCCATGCTGCGCAACCTGACCATTGAGCAATACCGCCAGGAGAAACAGCAGGAGCAGGAACGGCAGCAGCAGAGGGAAGCCGATGCGGACTCAGCCACTACATTAGTGCCTGAATAA
- a CDS encoding DUF4194 domain-containing protein — MAEFGFLKKLSGNPPAWEVRRIIKALVDADWLADFNDKLKVYRDHADTLV, encoded by the coding sequence GTGGCTGAATTTGGCTTTCTGAAAAAACTCTCCGGTAATCCACCCGCCTGGGAAGTGCGCCGTATTATCAAGGCACTGGTGGACGCCGACTGGCTGGCCGATTTTAACGACAAACTCAAGGTATACCGGGACCATGCAGACACACTCGTTTGA
- a CDS encoding DUF4194 domain-containing protein → MSEEKPASATDSLGLVVVNLMKGVVYRDQNPAVWQQLEERHAPVLDYVRVMGLDLILDEAEGYAFLRQLNDEETEDKPESAKLPKLVARRPLSFPVSLLCVLLRKKMVEQDASGGDARLILTREQIVEMMRVFLPDRANEARLFDQIDTHINQGG, encoded by the coding sequence ATGAGTGAAGAAAAACCGGCATCAGCCACCGACAGCCTTGGCCTGGTAGTGGTCAATCTGATGAAAGGCGTTGTCTACCGTGATCAAAACCCTGCCGTCTGGCAGCAACTGGAGGAACGCCACGCACCGGTACTGGACTATGTCCGGGTCATGGGGCTGGACTTGATCCTGGATGAAGCCGAAGGCTATGCCTTTTTACGTCAGCTGAATGACGAAGAAACAGAAGACAAACCAGAATCGGCCAAACTACCCAAACTGGTGGCCCGTCGCCCCCTGAGTTTTCCCGTCAGCCTGCTCTGTGTGTTGCTGCGCAAAAAGATGGTGGAGCAGGATGCCAGTGGTGGCGATGCCCGCCTGATCCTGACCCGGGAGCAGATCGTTGAGATGATGCGGGTGTTCCTGCCGGACCGGGCCAATGAAGCCCGGCTTTTTGACCAGATCGACACCCACATCAACCAAGGTGGCTGA
- a CDS encoding DUF3375 domain-containing protein: MDFNRISGLRSHPAWRLLQADSAPLIISFLYRTFIATNQRSIAAEELATRLDDYLHHLRETNGEKLFPRKGRDYLNDWSSGEQGYLRKYYPAANIGDEPLFDLTPATEKVIEWIASFEQKQFVGTESRLLTIFRLLREIADETETDPTLRIAQLEQEKQAIERKIAQLRDGHIAPHDSTRIKEKFLQAEETARQLLSDFRQVEENFRALDRGVRERITTSNSGKGQMLDTIFSEQDTITESDQGRSFKAFWSWLMSPVSQDELQDTLYKVLVLPEINALNQEQDPLLDGIRFRLLEAGEKVNSTCALLVEQLRRYLDDQAWLENRRIMEIVRDIEQSAIAIRQNPPPEKVFTSLAPLKPEIELPMARGLFRPALRPVIDEVPEEGEADVDTSALYRQHYVDEQVLKGQIRFALHTRTQITLSELVELYPVKKGLSEVVAYLHIASESDRALVNTEHTQAIPWVDSSGREKSAWMPAVIFTR; the protein is encoded by the coding sequence ATGGACTTCAACCGGATATCCGGCCTGCGCAGCCATCCTGCCTGGCGTTTATTGCAAGCGGACAGCGCACCACTGATCATCAGTTTCCTTTACCGCACATTTATCGCCACCAACCAGCGCTCCATCGCTGCCGAGGAACTGGCAACCCGGCTGGATGATTATCTCCATCACCTGCGGGAAACCAATGGCGAGAAGCTTTTTCCCCGCAAAGGACGGGACTATCTCAACGACTGGTCCAGTGGTGAACAGGGTTATCTGCGCAAATATTATCCGGCGGCCAACATTGGTGATGAGCCACTGTTTGACCTGACGCCGGCCACGGAAAAGGTGATTGAGTGGATTGCCAGCTTTGAGCAAAAGCAGTTTGTCGGTACCGAGTCCCGACTGCTGACCATATTCCGCCTGTTGCGGGAGATCGCCGACGAGACTGAAACCGACCCCACCTTGCGCATTGCCCAACTGGAACAGGAGAAGCAGGCCATTGAACGGAAAATCGCCCAGCTCCGGGATGGCCATATCGCTCCTCACGACAGTACCCGCATCAAGGAAAAATTCCTGCAGGCGGAAGAGACGGCAAGACAGCTGTTGTCCGACTTCCGTCAGGTAGAGGAGAACTTCCGGGCCCTGGACCGGGGCGTTCGTGAACGCATCACCACCAGCAACAGCGGCAAGGGACAGATGCTGGATACCATTTTCTCTGAGCAGGATACCATTACCGAATCTGACCAGGGTCGCAGTTTCAAGGCGTTCTGGAGCTGGCTCATGTCACCGGTCAGTCAGGATGAACTTCAGGACACTTTGTACAAAGTGCTGGTGCTGCCAGAGATCAATGCCCTGAACCAGGAACAGGACCCTCTGCTGGACGGTATCCGTTTCCGCCTGCTGGAAGCGGGGGAAAAAGTCAACAGCACCTGCGCCCTGTTAGTGGAGCAGCTGCGCCGTTACCTGGACGACCAGGCCTGGCTGGAAAACCGCCGGATTATGGAAATTGTGCGGGACATTGAACAAAGCGCCATCGCTATTCGCCAGAACCCACCACCGGAGAAAGTGTTTACCAGCCTGGCTCCGTTAAAGCCTGAAATAGAGCTACCCATGGCTCGGGGTCTATTCCGCCCGGCCCTGCGCCCGGTCATTGATGAAGTGCCCGAAGAGGGTGAAGCGGATGTGGATACCAGCGCCCTCTACCGTCAGCACTATGTGGATGAACAGGTATTAAAGGGGCAGATCCGCTTCGCCCTGCATACCCGCACGCAGATTACCCTGTCTGAGCTGGTGGAACTGTATCCGGTGAAAAAAGGACTCAGTGAAGTGGTCGCCTATCTCCATATCGCGTCGGAGTCGGACCGGGCGCTGGTCAATACGGAACATACTCAGGCTATACCCTGGGTGGACAGTAGTGGCAGGGAAAAATCTGCCTGGATGCCTGCAGTGATATTTACCCGATAA
- a CDS encoding ankyrin repeat domain-containing protein — MQTTAHQPEYIELPEVHRYEELETHASFPEIKSRFLSDILEMKQQASHFVNHQYDESISTFYDKLQSPPEYLKDSLLPLYRETRFQIHQLVMQLKDQQNDPTVDNKDYIASVLHDCLNGIEYCPAGVHSRFSQSFLNLEASRAGLGGKLYKIRSELFHQFIQSFLLDQQREGLITLLPSMEIHWFNSFHNLLCEPLGLAPIVDPMAPNSLSDVLTRRFLSAAPLSVNACTILRKLSSEWSDQLSATLEKMGVQAWENEAIVPAELTSDRTGILESTLFKPVNHLLKTTEEQSLDIWAMIEETSNGNYHLGRYREKLLAWAAHHFSESSARVFTATPQGVDSLLYIGTINELFFWVFRHDQRLSAGQACSFAADNHTTLTLLYLTLIDFSTWPESTAYALLTQAMEQTDQAEHIALFFLQHTTIKQLGKTPAMVKALANQLCDKLIKNDNIFKERLCQCVCDHFASDKTTIAPGIAPGALDWLINTPLLKPVLLRLQQQGIDISPITKKLASWQISDFSHDDIKKLLPPNDCLQLFNQAFKLKQAETLSNLLLTGRCDQLTRRLNDEQETPMAFFARSGNLPGLEYLLELDNPEVNQKDIFGWTPLFSAARYGHTTCVKALLNAPGINVNKKNKHSLTPLNCAARYGHTECVKALLAAPGIDVNPNPHGWTPLNSAARYGHAECVKALLAAPGIDVNGKQCGWTPLNSAVRYGYTECVKVLLAAPGIDVNGKNKDGLTPLNCAARYGHTACVVALLAAPGINVNEKCRDGWMPLGCATREGHIECVRVLLAAPGIDVNEKDDFGWTPLTIAARYGHAECIRTLLAVPGIHVNQKDNGGWTSLTIAARYGHAECVMALLAAPGIDVNKETDNGWTPLNCAAGYGHAKCVSALLATPGINVNGKSISGWSALNSAAIEGRAECVKALLAASGIDINEKNNNGWTPLHCAASIGHTECVKALLAAPGIDINEKNNDGWTPLHCAASKGHTECVKALLAAPGIDINEKNDDDLTPLNCAVRHSHGRCITALLNALADSMRNELA, encoded by the coding sequence ATGCAAACGACTGCCCATCAACCGGAATATATTGAATTGCCCGAGGTTCATCGTTACGAGGAACTGGAAACCCATGCTTCTTTTCCTGAGATAAAATCCCGTTTCCTGAGTGATATTCTGGAAATGAAGCAACAGGCATCCCACTTTGTTAATCATCAGTACGACGAATCAATCAGTACTTTTTACGACAAACTGCAATCACCGCCTGAATATCTCAAAGACAGCCTGCTGCCCCTGTATCGTGAAACGCGTTTCCAGATTCATCAGTTAGTCATGCAACTTAAGGATCAACAAAACGATCCAACCGTTGACAACAAAGATTATATTGCCTCTGTGCTTCATGACTGCCTGAACGGTATTGAGTATTGCCCTGCCGGTGTTCATAGCCGCTTCAGTCAAAGTTTTCTGAATCTTGAAGCCTCCCGGGCAGGATTGGGTGGGAAACTCTACAAGATAAGGAGTGAGCTGTTTCATCAATTTATTCAGTCATTCCTGCTTGATCAGCAACGGGAGGGATTGATTACGCTATTGCCAAGCATGGAAATTCACTGGTTCAACAGCTTTCACAATCTTTTATGTGAGCCTCTGGGGCTTGCTCCCATCGTTGACCCAATGGCACCGAACAGTCTGAGTGATGTCCTGACCCGGCGGTTTCTTTCTGCTGCCCCCCTGTCTGTCAATGCCTGTACCATCCTGCGTAAACTCTCGTCAGAGTGGTCAGATCAACTGAGCGCAACCCTTGAAAAAATGGGAGTGCAGGCTTGGGAAAACGAAGCGATTGTTCCCGCTGAACTGACTTCAGACAGAACGGGTATTCTTGAAAGCACACTCTTTAAACCGGTCAATCATTTACTGAAAACAACAGAAGAGCAGTCGCTTGATATTTGGGCCATGATCGAGGAAACGAGCAATGGCAACTATCACCTTGGCCGGTATCGGGAGAAGTTACTGGCCTGGGCGGCCCACCATTTCAGTGAGTCATCAGCCCGGGTGTTCACCGCTACTCCCCAAGGCGTCGATTCGCTATTGTATATCGGGACAATAAATGAACTCTTCTTCTGGGTATTTCGTCATGACCAACGCTTGTCCGCAGGGCAGGCTTGTAGTTTTGCCGCAGATAATCACACCACGCTGACATTACTTTATTTAACGTTGATTGACTTTTCAACCTGGCCTGAGTCAACCGCTTATGCCCTGCTCACTCAGGCGATGGAGCAGACGGATCAGGCTGAACATATTGCCTTGTTTTTCCTGCAACACACCACCATCAAACAGCTAGGTAAAACACCCGCGATGGTTAAGGCACTTGCCAACCAGCTCTGTGACAAGCTGATCAAAAACGACAACATCTTTAAAGAAAGGTTGTGTCAGTGCGTATGTGATCATTTTGCCTCTGATAAAACAACCATTGCTCCGGGCATTGCTCCGGGCGCTCTGGACTGGCTGATCAATACACCACTGCTGAAGCCGGTCTTGCTGAGGCTGCAACAACAAGGAATAGATATTTCGCCAATCACAAAAAAACTGGCCAGCTGGCAGATCTCCGATTTTTCACACGACGACATAAAAAAATTGTTGCCCCCCAACGATTGTCTGCAGCTATTCAACCAGGCATTTAAGCTGAAGCAGGCAGAAACCCTGTCCAATCTGTTGTTAACCGGTCGTTGCGATCAATTGACCCGTCGCTTGAACGATGAACAGGAAACCCCCATGGCTTTCTTTGCCCGTTCCGGTAATTTACCCGGGTTGGAATACCTGCTGGAATTGGACAACCCGGAGGTTAACCAAAAAGACATCTTCGGCTGGACGCCTCTGTTCAGCGCTGCCAGATACGGCCACACAACGTGCGTCAAGGCGTTACTGAACGCCCCCGGCATTAACGTCAATAAGAAGAATAAGCATAGCTTGACGCCCCTGAACTGCGCGGCCAGATACGGCCACACAGAGTGCGTCAAGGCGTTACTGGCCGCCCCAGGCATTGACGTCAATCCCAATCCACATGGCTGGACGCCTCTGAATAGCGCCGCCAGATATGGCCACGCAGAGTGCGTCAAGGCGTTACTGGCCGCCCCCGGCATTGATGTCAATGGCAAACAGTGTGGCTGGACCCCCCTGAACAGCGCAGTCCGGTACGGATATACAGAGTGCGTCAAGGTGTTACTGGCCGCCCCCGGCATTGACGTCAATGGGAAGAATAAGGATGGTTTGACGCCCCTGAACTGCGCAGCCAGATACGGCCACACAGCGTGCGTTGTGGCGTTACTGGCCGCCCCCGGTATTAACGTCAATGAGAAATGCAGGGATGGCTGGATGCCCCTGGGCTGCGCAACCAGAGAAGGCCACATAGAGTGCGTCAGGGTGTTACTGGCCGCCCCCGGAATAGACGTCAATGAGAAGGATGACTTTGGCTGGACGCCTCTGACCATCGCTGCCAGATACGGCCACGCAGAGTGCATCAGGACGTTGCTGGCTGTTCCCGGGATTCACGTCAATCAGAAGGATAACGGTGGCTGGACGTCCCTGACCATCGCTGCCAGATACGGCCACGCAGAGTGCGTCATGGCGTTACTGGCCGCCCCCGGCATTGACGTTAATAAGGAGACCGACAATGGCTGGACCCCCCTGAACTGTGCTGCCGGATATGGCCACGCAAAGTGCGTCAGTGCGTTACTGGCCACCCCCGGAATTAACGTCAATGGAAAGAGTATTAGTGGCTGGTCAGCTCTGAACAGCGCTGCCATAGAAGGCCGTGCAGAGTGCGTCAAGGCGTTACTGGCAGCCTCTGGCATTGACATCAATGAGAAGAATAACAATGGCTGGACTCCTCTGCACTGCGCTGCCAGCATAGGCCATACAGAGTGCGTCAAGGCGTTGCTGGCCGCCCCCGGCATTGACATCAATGAGAAGAATAACGATGGCTGGACTCCTCTGCACTGCGCTGCCAGTAAAGGCCATACAGAGTGCGTCAAGGCGTTGCTGGCCGCCCCCGGCATTGACATCAATGAGAAGAATGACGATGACTTGACACCCCTGAACTGTGCTGTCAGACACAGCCACGGCAGGTGCATCACCGCGCTACTGAATGCCCTCGCTGACTCAATGCGAAACGAGCTGGCTTGA
- a CDS encoding IS4 family transposase yields the protein MLNSYDADTERSIGLIDQERWVREDVQRGKKNQRRQLPYEGKESFKWQRASENTEQRMGGKMPDIISVCDREADIYEYMHYKLDNRQRFVVRATQNRILVDGELLLFDSLAQTEVLGKYTIVVPQKGGRKKRKATLQVKRKKMTIQAPQRPGGRPEPVTMNIVSAEEIGNDSEDRLHWVLLTTEDIETFEDCRSIIRFYELRWRIEEFHKAWKSGAGVERLRLQSPDNIERLAVILMFVAVRLMQIREALMLPNDRQHKDRKLWSEKTLANEVVSDDEWQVLWLTYEKKALPDKPPTVTWLLQTIARLGGWGDSKHTGQPGWLVVWEGWAKLQDRVKTWQIARQFSAGEM from the coding sequence GTGCTGAACAGTTACGATGCGGATACAGAGCGAAGCATTGGGCTTATTGATCAAGAACGATGGGTTAGAGAGGACGTTCAGCGGGGGAAAAAGAACCAACGTCGTCAGCTACCTTACGAGGGAAAGGAAAGCTTTAAGTGGCAAAGAGCCTCTGAAAACACAGAACAAAGGATGGGGGGTAAAATGCCTGACATCATCAGTGTTTGCGACCGGGAGGCGGATATATACGAATATATGCACTACAAACTGGATAACCGACAGCGGTTTGTTGTAAGAGCTACACAAAACAGAATCCTGGTGGATGGCGAACTCTTATTATTTGATTCCTTAGCTCAGACTGAAGTGTTGGGGAAATATACGATAGTGGTTCCTCAAAAAGGAGGTAGAAAGAAGCGAAAGGCAACGCTGCAGGTCAAAAGAAAGAAGATGACAATACAGGCGCCGCAAAGGCCAGGCGGCAGGCCGGAACCGGTAACTATGAATATTGTGTCGGCTGAAGAGATTGGCAATGACTCCGAAGACCGTTTGCACTGGGTACTATTGACAACTGAAGATATTGAAACATTCGAAGACTGTCGCTCTATCATTCGATTTTACGAGCTCCGATGGCGAATAGAAGAGTTCCATAAGGCTTGGAAATCGGGAGCAGGAGTAGAAAGGCTTCGTCTGCAATCTCCGGATAACATTGAACGACTTGCGGTCATATTAATGTTTGTCGCTGTCAGACTAATGCAAATCCGTGAAGCATTAATGTTACCGAATGACAGGCAGCACAAAGACAGAAAGCTTTGGAGTGAAAAAACACTCGCGAATGAGGTGGTCAGTGATGATGAATGGCAGGTTCTCTGGCTAACCTATGAAAAAAAAGCGTTGCCCGATAAGCCGCCAACAGTCACTTGGCTGCTTCAAACGATTGCTCGGCTTGGTGGTTGGGGTGATTCAAAGCATACAGGGCAGCCCGGCTGGTTAGTGGTATGGGAAGGCTGGGCGAAATTGCAGGATCGGGTAAAAACCTGGCAGATAGCCCGGCAGTTCAGCGCTGGAGAGATGTGA
- a CDS encoding IS66 family transposase: MIPELPATMSAEILLKENAELRMRVACLEERCRELEEKVGKNSQNSSKPPSSDGYQKPCKNSNSPDHSDDLSADKGTDPSDEKPNPKSLRQSSGNKAGGKKGHQGTCLKQVDIPDYIEYLPVKECNKCQASLLDSEPVKYIERQVFEPGRPGEFEVTAHRAEVKICTCGCRNQAEFPEGVTAAAQYGSATQAMAVYLNQYHFLPFKRVSEYFNTLYKMSVSAGTVANFVARTYENLASTEEVIRDALRESSVAGADETGMRAEGSLHWLHVMRDEQWTLYYLSEKRGREAMDTMGILLTFAGVLVHDHWKSYFAYAATHVLCNAHHLRELLGVVDRDSNQLALRLMKLLRLSWHYCKGFKTIGMLQMPSVVCERIEKIYDRLLQRALMKEVVYMEKQREELKRKKVKNTKAYNLFKRLTEFKAETLRFMSDCNYSALSKGILQ; the protein is encoded by the coding sequence ATGATTCCAGAACTACCCGCAACTATGTCGGCTGAGATTCTCTTGAAAGAGAATGCAGAGCTGCGGATGAGAGTTGCCTGTCTGGAAGAGCGATGTCGAGAATTGGAAGAAAAGGTTGGCAAGAACAGTCAAAACAGCAGCAAGCCGCCATCGTCTGATGGTTATCAAAAACCTTGTAAAAACAGTAATTCTCCAGATCATTCTGACGACCTTTCCGCAGATAAAGGTACCGATCCATCGGATGAAAAACCCAATCCTAAAAGTCTGAGACAGTCTTCTGGTAATAAAGCCGGTGGAAAGAAAGGGCATCAGGGCACTTGTCTTAAACAGGTCGATATCCCTGACTATATTGAGTACCTTCCGGTTAAAGAATGCAATAAATGTCAGGCGTCTCTTCTTGATAGTGAGCCGGTCAAATATATTGAACGACAGGTGTTTGAACCAGGGAGACCGGGTGAATTTGAAGTAACGGCCCATAGAGCTGAAGTAAAAATCTGCACTTGTGGTTGTCGGAATCAGGCTGAATTCCCGGAAGGTGTTACCGCTGCCGCACAATATGGCTCAGCCACACAGGCTATGGCCGTCTATCTTAACCAATACCATTTCCTGCCTTTTAAGCGCGTGTCAGAGTATTTTAATACTCTCTATAAAATGAGTGTAAGTGCAGGCACTGTCGCCAATTTTGTGGCCAGAACCTATGAAAATCTGGCTTCTACTGAAGAGGTTATTCGTGACGCCTTGCGGGAATCGTCTGTTGCCGGAGCCGATGAAACGGGTATGCGGGCCGAGGGCTCTTTGCACTGGCTACACGTTATGCGGGATGAACAATGGACGCTCTACTACTTGTCTGAAAAGCGAGGTCGTGAGGCCATGGACACGATGGGCATACTGCTAACATTTGCAGGCGTTCTGGTTCATGATCATTGGAAATCCTATTTTGCATATGCGGCAACTCACGTACTTTGCAATGCCCATCACCTGAGGGAGCTTTTGGGTGTTGTTGATAGGGACAGCAATCAACTGGCGTTGCGATTGATGAAGCTACTGAGGCTTTCCTGGCATTACTGCAAGGGCTTTAAGACCATAGGTATGCTACAGATGCCAAGTGTTGTCTGTGAACGAATCGAGAAGATTTATGACCGGTTGCTTCAGCGGGCTCTAATGAAAGAAGTCGTCTATATGGAGAAGCAACGAGAGGAGCTTAAGCGCAAGAAAGTCAAGAATACTAAAGCTTACAATCTCTTCAAACGACTCACTGAGTTCAAGGCTGAGACACTGCGCTTCATGTCAGATTGTAACTATTCAGCACTGAGCAAAGGCATATTACAGTAA